In Zingiber officinale cultivar Zhangliang chromosome 1A, Zo_v1.1, whole genome shotgun sequence, a genomic segment contains:
- the LOC122024515 gene encoding ferredoxin--NADP reductase, embryo isozyme, chloroplastic-like, with product MVHALGAQASVTALARKDTSLRKASFKENKNISFNKLWIPLSSANLKSGSSAAMHHLKVLSMSVSQATQRKTLVQPLELENAKEPPLNLYKPKEPYTATIVSVESLVGPKAPGETCHIVINHGGNVPYWEGQSYGIIPPGENPKKPGLPHNVRLYSIASTRYGDSFDGKTASLCVRRAVYYDPETGKEDASKNGVCSNFLCDSKPGDKIQITGPSGKIMLLPEDDPNATHIMIATGTGVAPFRGYLRRIFMEDVPTYKFGGLAWLFLGVANSDSLLYDDEFSSYLKTFPDNFRYDKALSREQQNKNGGKMYVQDKIEEYSDEIFKLLDGGAHIYFCGLKGMMPGIQDTLKRVAEQRGENWDAKLTQLKKNKQWHVEVY from the exons ATGGTGCACGCATTAGGAGCACAG GCATCTGTTACTGCATTGGCCAGAAAGGATACCTCTCTGAGGAAGGCCAGTTTCAAG GAAAACAAAAATATTAGCTTCAACAAGTTATGGATTCCCCTTTCTTCAGCAAATTTGAAAAGCGGATCTTCTGCAGCAATGCACCATTTAAAGGTGCTATCTATGTCCGTCTCACAAGCTACACAACGAAAAACTCTTGTTCAACCATTGGAACTTGAGAACGCCAAAGAGCCTCCTCTCAATCTTTACAAACCCAAGGAACCATACACAGCCACGATTGTCTCGGTTGAGAGCCTTGTTGGCCCAAAAGCTCCTGGTGAGACATGCCACATTGTTATAAATCATGGAGGCAATGTACCTTACTGGGAAGGGcaaagttatggtattattcctcCG GGTGAGAACCCAAAGAAACCTGGGTTACCCCACAATGTCCGTCTCTACTCAATTGCATCAACTAGGTATGGGGACTCATTTGATGGCAAAACAGCTAGTTTATGCGTTCGCCGTGCAGTTTATTATGATCCTGAGACTGGAAAGGAGGATGCATCAAAGAATGGTGTCTGCAGCAATTTTCTCTGCGACTCAAAGCCAGGAGACAAGATTCAGATTACAG GACCTTCAGGAAAGATTATGTTGCTACCAGAGGATGATCCAAATGCCACTCACATCATGATTGCAACTGGAACTGGAGTGGCTCCTTTCCGAGGATATCTCCGTCGCATATTCATGGAAGATGTACCCACCTACAAGTTCGGTGGTCTTGCATGGCTCTTCTTAGGGGTTGCAAACTCCGACAGCCTTCTCTATGACGACGAATTCAGTAGCTACCTCAAGACTTTTCCTGACAACTTTAG GTACGATAAAGCGCTTAGCAGGGAGCAGCAGAACAAGAACGGCGGGAAGATGTATGTCCAGGATAAGATCGAGGAGTACAGCGATGAGATTTTCAAGTTGCTGGATGGAGGCGCACATATCTACTTCTGCGGTTTGAAAGGGATGATGCCTGGAATTCAAGATACACTGAAGAGAGTCGCTGAGCaaagaggagagaattgggatGCCAAACTCACTCAGCTCAAGAAAAACAAGCAATGGCATGTTGAGGTTTACTAG
- the LOC122024509 gene encoding patatin-like protein 3, translated as MAVDVDRLSYEIFSILESKFLFGYDDSPQPSVLSSASTGTPPPAAGPGGRVRILSIDGGGHPSEALLAAASLARLESSLTRLSGNPSARVADFFDVASGSGAGGVLALMLFARGADGRPLFSADEALRILAAWSGRSPFRSGQRGSVLERLLRRRPWRRLRRAFGDATLRDTVKPVLIPCYDLATGAAFLFSRADAMEADGYDFRIQEVCAATCADPAFPAVEISSTDCRTRIAAVGSGIAMGNPAAAAITHVLNNKPEFPFAVGVDDLMLLSLGANISATQKAPRRPAKSTAELVRITVDGTADMVDQAIAMAFGHNRINNYVRIQDNGFGSGNSAPRTSDPKDLMRTLEDTLLQRNVESSLFRGKKVSEQTNAEKLERFAGELIKEEEKRKKSLIPIVVLKQVITPSTSSTVSSVVTAATSRTSTS; from the exons ATGGCCGTGGATGTCGACAGGCTCAGCTACGAGATATTCTCTATCCTCGAGAGCAAGTTTCTCTTCGGCTACGACGACTCCCCCCAACCTTCGGTCCTCTCCTCTGCTTCGACCGGTACCCCACCCCCGGCTGCTGGTCCCGGCGGTAGAGTCCGCATTCTGTCCATCGACGGTGGAGGGCACCCTTCTGAAGCCCTCCTGGCCGCCGCCTCCCTCGCCCGCCTTGAGTCCTCCCTCACCCGCCTTTCCGGCAATCCTTCCGCTCGCGTCGCTGATTTCTTCGACGTGGCCTCCGGATCGGGGGCCGGAGGCGTCCTTGCATTGATGCTCTTCGCCCGAGGCGCTGACGGTCGGCCCCTCTTCTCAGCCGACGAGGCGCTGCGGATCCTCGCAGCCTGGAGCGGCCGGTCGCCGTTCCGATCCGGTCAGAGGGGGAGTGTGCTGGAGCGACTGCTCAGACGGAGGCCTTGGCGGAGGCTCCGGCGAGCGTTCGGCGACGCGACGCTGAGGGACACCGTGAAGCCGGTGCTGATCCCGTGCTACGACCTCGCCACCGGGGCCGCCTTCCTCTTCTCTCGGGCGGACGCGATGGAGGCCGACGGGTACGACTTCCGCATCCAGGAGGTCTGCGCCGCCACCTGCGCGGACCCTGCATTCCCCGCGGTGGAGATTAGCTCCACCGACTGTCGCACGCGGATCGCCGCCGTGGGAAGCGGCATCGCGATGGGGAACCCTGCGGCAGCAGCCATCACACACGTGCTCAACAACAAGCCGGAGTTCCCCTTCGCCGTCGGGGTGGACGATCTAATGCTTCTTTCCTTAGGAGCCAACATCTCCGCTACTCAAAAAGCACCGAGGCGGCCGGCGAAATCGACTGCGGAACTCGTGAGGATCACCGTCGACGGCACCGCCGACATG GTGGACCAGGCAATTGCGATGGCCTTTGGACATAATCGGATAAATAATTACGTGCGAATTCAG GATAACGGGTTTGGATCGGGTAATTCTGCTCCGAGAACTAGCGATCCGAAAGATTTGATGCGAACTTTGGAGGACACGTTGCTGCAGAGGAACGTTGAATCGTCGTTGTTCAGAGGGAAGAAGGTATCGGAGCAAACAAACGCAGAGAAGCTGGAGCGGTTCGCCGGCGAGCTGATCAAGGAGgaggagaaaaggaagaagagcttGATTCCGATAGTGGTGCTGAAGCAGGTTATAACTCCGAGCACTTCCTCCACCGTGTCGAGCGTCGTCACCGCCGCCACATCGAGGACGTCGACTTCTTGA